In Rutidosis leptorrhynchoides isolate AG116_Rl617_1_P2 unplaced genomic scaffold, CSIRO_AGI_Rlap_v1 contig520, whole genome shotgun sequence, the sequence ATCATATCTTTGTAATGTTGCTCTAGAATTTCACAATTCTCCACGAGTTCCTCGTAAGCTTGAGGCATCGTAGTTTTCATGGTGTCCAAGTTTTTCGGTGTTCTGATTCCAGCAACCACATCTTCTCCCTTTACATTAAATTTAATTCCATTCATTAGTGATTAGTTATCCATAATATCGTCTCAAGAAAATACAATCTACCATACTATAGTCTATGATATTTACCTGAGCATTCACGAGAAACTCTCCATAGAGCTTGTTTTCTCCTGTGCTAGGATTTCTTGTAAACAGCACACCGGTTCCTGAAGTATTTCCCATATTTCCGAAAACCATCGTTTGAATGTTGACGGCAGTACCCTTTAATCCAACTATCTTATTGATGGCGCGGTACTTGATGGCTCGAGGACAGTCCCATGAGTCGAAAACTGCTCTAACAGCCAATTCTAATTGCTTTGTTGGATCTGCAGATGAATAGAGTCTATTAAACTACATAAGAAATGGagacgtttcttcttcttcttcgagtTGTTATGTATACCTGAAGGAAAGTCTTTGCCTTTTACTTTGATATAAACTTGCTTGTATTGCTCTACTAGCTCTTTTAGGTCAGAAGCTGTAAGATCAGTGTCCTGTTTAGCTCCTTTCGCTTCCTTAACTTTTTCCAGTCTTTTTTCAAATTCCGCGTGAGGGATTCCCATTACCTACATTTTTAGGGTTAAAGAATTAAATTCTAGCTATTTATTATTATAAAGCCAATTAAGGCTAGGCCAAGTTTgttaaattctatatatatatatatatataggttctatATGGTTCAAGTTTGTTAATATCATGAAGAATCACTTACAACATCTCCAAACATGTCAAGAAATCTTCTGTACGAGTCATAAGCGAATCGCTCTCCGCTTTTTGTGGCCAAGCCAACGACAACTTTATCATTCAGTCCAAGGTTTAGGACAGTGTCCATCATTCCAGGCATTGAGATCTAGGAAATCGCAAATTTTTAATTTAGACTTAAAAAAGGAAAGTTAAATTGAGAAAAACCTGACCCTAGGAAATCTTACAGCAGCACCGGATCGAACAGATAGAAGGAGAGGCTTAGAAGGATCTCCGAGTCTTGCTTCAATATCCTTTTCCACACTGTTCAAGCCTTCAATTATCTCATCCCATAATCCTTGTGCTAAATTCTTATCATTCTGTTGATATTCCTCGCAGGCTTCAGTCGAAATCGTAAATCCTGGTGGCACCGATAAACCAATACTAGCCATTTCTGCCAAATTTGCTCCTTTCCCTCCTAACTACATACAGATACAACACCAATAACCATCATGAAAAACTTCCGAAGTGAACTCAAACCGGCTCTCATGTCCGGTTCGGTTCGGTTCAATTTTATTGATGTTAATTAATAGAAATTAATTCGGTTGGATTCTGTATTTTCCCTCCATATAACTGACGTATAGTAGTAAGAATTTTAAGTCAAATGAATTTAACCAAACTGATTCAGGTCGATTTGGTTTGGTCGATTTCGGTCTAACATTGGAAACCCATGGATGAAAAACTTACCAAGAACTTCATGTTCTTGTTGCCTTCACTCCTTCCTCTGCCAAAAGTAAACACCCTCTGCAAAAGCAATTTTTCTGAGAATAGTATATATGCAAAAATCAGGGGTTACCGGATTAGACTTAattacacatgtatatatatatataatatacctgacCAAACCGGGTTCGTTTGGTAATCTCCAAAGGAGAAGGGTTCTCTCTCTTTCTTGTGTTTTCCATAGCTGAAATTTAAAGAAAGATATTCGAGCTTACTTAGGAAGCAATTTGAAGGGGTTTTTAGGCAAGACTACTCGGATCGAGCTGATTAAAGAAGAATTACGCAGATTGATGAAAAGAGAAGTTAGCCAAGTTTTATAGGGAAGAAGAGAATCCATATTTTCTGGCTAGGGATAAGATGAAATAatctgaaaaaatatatatatatatatatatattttgacccgTTATTTTTTTTTCTTGCATCCAACAAAATTCCTAGAAAGCTTGCAGGAATTTGGTTCCAGGTTTTTTTTATTTAGTCTACTCTTAGCCAAAATCCTAAGATAACAAAAGGTTCCGTTTGACTTTATATTCTGAGTTGTGGATTTCTTTTATAGCATTATCACATGATTCACTCGATCACCGATCAGACCAAGCCGTTAAAACTAATACTAAAAATCTAATGACAAATAGTACTTGTTTTACGAAAGAAAATCAATCATCGAATATAACCTTTTTTTGAAGTTAATCATCGAATATAACCTGCTATACAAAATGAGTAAGTACGTACGTCTGATTAATTTTAGATTATATATAGTGGAATACATTAGGGACTTACGGATTCAATTATATATGCCGTATTGTCTGAAATAGTGAAGTAGTAATACTTTTTCCAACGAATTTAATAGTTGTTATCGGGTGTACTTTTATCTTAAAGTTCAAGTTCAAAGAAAACAATTTTTAAATGTGATTGTAATGAGGTGGGATCATAGTTATTGATCAGGATATATTTCGCGTATCGTTTTGTCCGATTTTTATATCGAAATTTATGTAT encodes:
- the LOC139884215 gene encoding pyruvate, phosphate dikinase, chloroplastic-like — translated: MELKGLIYNPYASTCAPRKERKKISGFYSGGDYFWWSYGKHKKEREPFSFGDYQTNPVWSEKLLLQRVFTFGRGRSEGNKNMKFLLGGKGANLAEMASIGLSVPPGFTISTEACEEYQQNDKNLAQGLWDEIIEGLNSVEKDIEARLGDPSKPLLLSVRSGAAISMPGMMDTVLNLGLNDKVVVGLATKSGERFAYDSYRRFLDMFGDVVMGIPHAEFEKRLEKVKEAKGAKQDTDLTASDLKELVEQYKQVYIKVKGKDFPSDPTKQLELAVRAVFDSWDCPRAIKYRAINKIVGLKGTAVNIQTMVFGNMGNTSGTGVLFTRNPSTGENKLYGEFLVNAQGEDVVAGIRTPKNLDTMKTTMPQAYEELVENCEILEQHYKDMMDIEFTVQENRLWMLQCRAGKRTGKGAVKIAVDMVDEGLVDIRTAIKMVEPQHLDQLLHPQFENPSAYKSKVIATGLPASPGAAVGQVVFSTEDAEQWHSQGKSVILVRTETSPED